A genome region from Streptomyces xanthophaeus includes the following:
- a CDS encoding ZIP family metal transporter has product MNALAAAGWGALAAFSLVIGAWLALRYRPSPKVTGLVLGFGSGALIAAVAYELVPRERFESAWDFLAVGVGALTFFLLDGALAQKATAQRSAGSAHNANRSIVLGALLDGIPESLVLGMGLAAGGSISVPFLAAVFLSNLPESLGATAGMREEGRQPGVVYRIWWGITAISGACAALGYGLVGFIPGTEGRLVQAFAAGAVLTMLANSMMPEAFELGGRLAGLSTVLGFAAAGALSLLE; this is encoded by the coding sequence ATGAACGCTCTCGCGGCGGCCGGATGGGGTGCTCTCGCGGCATTCTCCCTGGTCATCGGCGCCTGGCTGGCGCTGCGCTACCGTCCGTCGCCGAAGGTGACCGGACTGGTCCTGGGTTTCGGCTCGGGAGCACTGATCGCGGCCGTGGCGTACGAGCTCGTGCCCAGGGAGCGCTTCGAGAGCGCCTGGGACTTCCTGGCCGTCGGCGTCGGCGCCCTGACCTTTTTCCTCCTCGACGGAGCCCTTGCGCAGAAGGCCACGGCGCAGCGGTCGGCCGGGAGCGCGCACAACGCGAACCGCTCCATCGTGCTCGGTGCCCTGCTCGACGGGATACCCGAGTCGCTGGTGCTGGGGATGGGCCTGGCCGCGGGCGGTTCGATCAGCGTCCCTTTCCTCGCGGCGGTGTTCCTGTCGAACCTCCCGGAGAGCCTCGGCGCCACCGCGGGCATGCGGGAGGAGGGCCGGCAGCCGGGTGTGGTGTACCGGATCTGGTGGGGCATCACCGCGATCTCGGGCGCGTGCGCGGCGCTGGGGTACGGGCTGGTGGGGTTCATTCCCGGCACCGAGGGCCGGCTGGTGCAGGCGTTCGCGGCGGGGGCGGTCCTGACCATGCTCGCGAACTCGATGATGCCGGAGGCCTTCGAGCTGGGCGGCAGGCTCGCCGGGCTGTCGACCGTGCTCGGCTTCGCGGCCGCCGGGGCGCTCTCCCTCCTGGAGTGA
- a CDS encoding aminoglycoside phosphotransferase family protein has translation MIETPDMFTRCTVGREGAAGAAWLAELPGIVDELLARWECVPDGEVMHGGVGIIVPVLRRDAVPAVLKVSFPHPGNVHEPDAFEAWGGRGAVLLHERDDERFAMLLERVRSATLEGVEDGDEVVRVAGRLSRRLAVPAPAHLPRLREQADSWEEQLRRDESELAHALPRYVVDAAVATVRELGRTQPDVLIHGDLHARNILRADREPWLAVDPKGYVGDPAYDGGTLLKTRALSLIGAEDLGKAVHRTVDVFVEAAEIERERVRRWAQLHAVQAAFWGRRHGFRVARSGPLLDRITEFADSLAQLLTRPA, from the coding sequence ATGATCGAGACACCGGACATGTTCACGCGCTGCACGGTCGGGCGCGAGGGAGCGGCCGGAGCTGCGTGGCTCGCCGAACTACCGGGAATCGTGGACGAGTTACTGGCACGCTGGGAGTGCGTACCCGACGGCGAGGTCATGCACGGGGGTGTCGGAATCATCGTCCCGGTCCTGCGGCGGGACGCGGTACCGGCCGTGCTGAAGGTCTCCTTCCCGCATCCCGGCAACGTCCACGAGCCGGACGCGTTCGAGGCGTGGGGCGGCCGTGGAGCCGTCCTGCTGCACGAGCGCGACGACGAGCGTTTCGCGATGCTGCTGGAGCGGGTCCGGTCGGCGACGCTGGAGGGGGTCGAGGACGGCGACGAGGTGGTGCGGGTGGCGGGGCGGCTCAGCCGCCGGCTGGCCGTCCCGGCGCCGGCCCACCTCCCACGGCTGCGGGAGCAGGCCGACTCCTGGGAGGAGCAACTACGCAGGGACGAGAGCGAGCTGGCGCACGCGCTGCCGCGGTACGTGGTGGACGCGGCGGTGGCGACCGTGCGCGAGCTGGGGCGCACCCAGCCGGACGTCCTGATCCACGGCGACCTCCACGCCCGGAACATCCTGCGGGCGGACCGCGAGCCGTGGCTGGCGGTCGATCCCAAGGGCTACGTGGGAGATCCCGCCTACGACGGCGGCACGCTGCTCAAGACGCGAGCGCTGTCCCTCATCGGGGCCGAGGACCTCGGCAAGGCGGTCCACCGCACCGTGGACGTCTTCGTCGAGGCCGCGGAAATCGAGCGCGAGCGTGTCCGGCGCTGGGCTCAACTGCATGCCGTTCAGGCCGCGTTCTGGGGTCGTCGGCACGGCTTCCGGGTCGCCCGCAGCGGCCCGTTGCTCGACCGGATCACGGAATTCGCCGACAGCCTGGCGCAGTTGCTGACGCGGCCCGCCTGA
- a CDS encoding 3-hydroxybutyryl-CoA dehydrogenase, giving the protein MTTPIASIHRVGIVGGGQMGAGIAEVCARAGLDTVVAESDATAARAARERVAVSLERAVQRGKLDRISAEDALARLVFTGDLEDLADRQLVIEAVTENPEAKIEVFTGLDKIVADPEAILATNTSAIPIMRLGMATGRADRVVGLHFFNPVPVLPLVEVVSSLHTSRDTLDAVEAFARDALGKTTVRSQDRAGFVVNALLIPYLLSAVRMAESGFAAPEDVDAGMELGCAHPMGPLKLADLIGLDTVAAIAESLYEEFKEPLYAPPPLLQRMVQAGLLGRKSGRGFHTYGRG; this is encoded by the coding sequence ATGACCACGCCGATCGCGTCGATCCACCGGGTCGGCATCGTGGGCGGCGGCCAGATGGGCGCCGGCATCGCCGAGGTGTGCGCCCGCGCCGGGCTCGACACCGTCGTCGCCGAGTCGGACGCCACCGCCGCCCGGGCCGCCCGGGAGCGCGTCGCCGTCTCCCTCGAACGGGCCGTGCAGCGCGGCAAACTGGACCGGATCTCCGCCGAGGACGCCCTGGCCCGGCTCGTCTTCACCGGCGACCTGGAGGACCTCGCCGACCGGCAGCTCGTCATCGAGGCCGTCACCGAGAACCCCGAAGCCAAGATCGAGGTCTTCACCGGCCTCGACAAGATCGTGGCGGACCCGGAGGCGATCCTCGCCACGAACACCTCGGCCATTCCGATCATGCGCCTGGGCATGGCCACCGGCCGCGCCGACCGGGTCGTGGGGCTGCACTTCTTCAACCCCGTGCCCGTCCTGCCGCTCGTGGAGGTCGTCTCCTCCCTCCACACCTCACGCGACACGCTCGACGCCGTGGAGGCCTTCGCCCGCGACGCCCTGGGCAAGACCACCGTCCGCTCCCAGGACCGGGCCGGCTTCGTGGTCAACGCCCTGCTGATCCCCTACCTCCTGTCGGCCGTCCGCATGGCCGAATCAGGGTTCGCCGCCCCCGAGGACGTCGACGCCGGCATGGAGCTGGGCTGTGCCCACCCGATGGGCCCGCTCAAACTCGCCGACCTGATCGGCCTGGACACCGTCGCGGCCATCGCGGAATCCCTCTACGAGGAGTTCAAGGAACCCCTGTACGCGCCGCCTCCGCTGCTGCAGCGGATGGTCCAGGCGGGTCTGCTCGGCCGCAAGAGCGGCCGCGGGTTCCACACGTACGGCCGGGGCTGA
- a CDS encoding S1 RNA-binding domain-containing protein, translating into MPPFTYRITPAAAVSFAVREQVAEAFVAAARRFALQAGIDRLTIDNPMARGFFSFRSRSAPSAPELAGLFPADRPGSSGPLPPSGYHDGARVPLDTGLELLRAMLLREGPWCRLHTEEGFFLHVGERHDLHVGGARPYTEAVAHARRSGLTVEPVERSPYDPALDETDPQPPADAAFWTAVHSLVAEHGGVLVEERYAGGDHRWHRPTTAAGITRVRALLTPRARLAVWPDLTDDIEAVRAAVLRSERLELLVQQDPDGSMRWSRIAEPWMGRTDHAHPMIRAGAHRRAGLVPLAPADRRPLLAGVLPDADGVVRARWRTNRTPADERRALLGSLRTGDVVTGTVVSGLDDVGVHVDLDLDLDLDLDHEWQRPMGFLRVPEMSWEYFEDVAEVAPIGRRIRAEVLHVDLEWERASLSVKALVPDPWRSFAEALRSGDTVPGTVTKIIPFGAFVRIAPGVEGLVHESEFSGRTFEAGDDVRVTLLAVDLERRRISLSPATEA; encoded by the coding sequence ATGCCGCCCTTCACCTACCGGATCACCCCCGCCGCGGCCGTCTCCTTCGCCGTCCGGGAGCAGGTGGCCGAGGCCTTCGTCGCCGCCGCGAGACGCTTCGCCCTTCAAGCCGGCATCGACCGGCTGACGATCGACAACCCGATGGCGCGGGGGTTCTTCTCCTTCCGATCCCGTTCGGCCCCGAGCGCCCCGGAGCTGGCGGGGCTCTTCCCCGCGGACCGGCCGGGCTCGTCCGGCCCGCTGCCACCGTCCGGATACCACGACGGCGCGCGCGTACCGCTCGACACCGGCCTGGAACTGCTGCGGGCCATGCTGCTGCGTGAGGGCCCCTGGTGCCGGCTGCACACCGAGGAAGGGTTCTTCCTCCACGTCGGAGAACGGCACGACCTCCACGTCGGGGGTGCGAGGCCGTACACGGAGGCCGTGGCGCACGCCCGACGATCGGGGCTGACCGTCGAACCGGTCGAACGCTCCCCTTACGACCCCGCCCTCGACGAGACCGACCCCCAGCCGCCCGCGGACGCAGCCTTCTGGACGGCGGTCCACAGCCTGGTCGCCGAGCACGGCGGGGTACTGGTCGAGGAACGGTACGCCGGCGGCGACCACCGGTGGCACCGGCCGACCACGGCCGCCGGGATCACCCGGGTACGGGCGCTGCTGACCCCGCGGGCCCGGCTGGCGGTCTGGCCGGACCTGACCGACGACATCGAGGCGGTCCGCGCCGCCGTCCTCCGCTCGGAACGGCTCGAACTCCTGGTCCAGCAGGATCCCGACGGGAGCATGCGCTGGTCCCGCATCGCCGAGCCGTGGATGGGCCGTACCGACCACGCCCACCCGATGATCAGGGCCGGAGCACACCGCCGGGCCGGCCTGGTCCCGCTGGCGCCGGCCGATCGCAGGCCCCTGCTCGCCGGAGTGCTGCCGGATGCCGACGGCGTCGTACGGGCGCGCTGGCGTACCAACCGCACCCCGGCCGACGAGCGGCGGGCCCTGCTCGGCTCGCTGCGGACCGGGGACGTGGTGACCGGCACCGTCGTGAGCGGTCTGGACGACGTCGGCGTGCACGTGGATCTGGACCTGGATCTGGACCTGGACCTGGACCACGAGTGGCAGCGTCCCATGGGCTTCCTGCGCGTCCCCGAAATGTCCTGGGAGTACTTCGAGGACGTGGCCGAGGTGGCCCCGATCGGCCGGCGGATCCGCGCCGAGGTCCTCCACGTCGACCTGGAGTGGGAGCGCGCGAGCCTGTCCGTCAAGGCACTGGTCCCGGATCCCTGGCGCTCCTTCGCCGAGGCCCTCCGGTCCGGCGACACCGTCCCCGGCACCGTCACCAAGATCATTCCGTTCGGTGCGTTCGTGCGCATCGCACCGGGCGTCGAGGGCCTGGTCCACGAGAGCGAGTTCTCCGGCAGGACCTTCGAGGCAGGGGACGACGTACGCGTCACCCTGCTCGCCGTCGACCTGGAGCGGCGCCGGATCAGCCTTTCCCCGGCCACCGAGGCCTGA